One Firmicutes bacterium CAG:345 genomic region harbors:
- a CDS encoding putative uncharacterized protein (product inferred by homology to UniProt), producing the protein MVFNTIFLTDWHTRWTNPVTSIELIFLLICFTLITLFLYKLLKQRIIYIFYPIVLALDLLSFILEMNYLFIFLTSFIIISTIIYLFINLNEVRSLINNSLNFKKKEKTSNDIKEEVTTKEDIYKKLETTVKWLSSTKTGALITIERKMSLSSYIKTGTIVNAPVTPELLETIFYEGTRLHDGAVVIRNNKIYAASVFYPSSSRGLTGKYGARHRAALGISELTDSVTIIVSEETGRVAIAYNGTLESIIIDEFLDNLKEAMDSIPVNRDSK; encoded by the coding sequence ATGGTTTTTAACACTATTTTTTTAACTGATTGGCATACCCGTTGGACAAATCCTGTAACAAGTATCGAGTTAATTTTTTTATTAATTTGTTTTACATTAATAACATTATTTTTATATAAATTGCTGAAACAAAGGATAATTTACATCTTTTATCCAATAGTACTTGCCTTAGATTTATTATCTTTCATTCTTGAAATGAATTATTTATTTATCTTCTTAACATCTTTTATAATCATTTCTACTATAATATATCTTTTCATCAATCTTAATGAAGTTCGCTCTCTAATCAATAATTCTTTGAATTTCAAAAAGAAAGAAAAAACCAGTAATGATATTAAAGAAGAAGTAACAACAAAAGAAGATATTTATAAAAAATTAGAAACAACAGTAAAATGGTTATCAAGCACTAAAACTGGTGCCCTAATTACTATTGAAAGAAAAATGTCTCTTTCTAGTTATATTAAGACAGGAACAATTGTCAATGCTCCTGTCACTCCTGAACTTTTAGAAACAATCTTTTATGAAGGTACAAGACTCCATGATGGTGCTGTAGTTATAAGAAACAATAAAATCTATGCCGCTAGTGTTTTTTATCCATCTTCTAGCCGTGGATTAACTGGAAAATATGGAGCTCGTCATAGAGCTGCTCTAGGTATCTCTGAATTAACAGATTCGGTAACAATCATCGTATCAGAAGAAACAGGACGGGTAGCAATTGCATATAATGGAACACTTGAATCAATTATTATCGATGAATTCTTAGACAATCTAAAAGAAGCCATGGATAGTATCCCCGTCAATCGTGATTCTAAATAA
- a CDS encoding putative cytoplasmic protein (product inferred by homology to UniProt), whose amino-acid sequence MKEEKDIKIVGMMINMYCHGKHHTAKNEMCEQCSNLYNFVKLKRENCPYGDSKDYCSQCKIHCYQSDSIMRQQIKDVMRYAAPRMMFTHPILSFSHLKSTIKGKRKKKKETKNAR is encoded by the coding sequence GTGAAAGAAGAAAAAGATATTAAAATTGTTGGAATGATGATAAATATGTATTGCCATGGAAAACATCATACAGCAAAAAATGAAATGTGTGAACAATGTTCAAACTTATATAATTTTGTTAAATTAAAAAGAGAAAATTGTCCTTATGGAGATAGTAAAGATTATTGTTCGCAATGCAAAATACATTGTTATCAATCAGATTCTATAATGCGTCAACAAATTAAAGATGTTATGCGTTATGCTGCTCCTCGGATGATGTTTACTCATCCGATTCTATCGTTTTCTCATTTAAAATCTACAATCAAAGGTAAAAGAAAAAAGAAAAAGGAGACAAAAAATGCTCGATAA
- a CDS encoding aBC transporter ATP-binding protein (product inferred by homology to UniProt) — protein sequence MNAIVGKSGCGKSTIINLLLGQNRIQKGQILIGNKPLESLSRASYYSHVAACSNNTYIFNETVFDNFKLAKLNVTEEEIYSALKKVNLDTFIKNNGGINKTIFEDAENISGGQKQRLALAINLIADKDIYIFDEATSHIDIESEKIIMQNIQELSKTKTVIVISHRLENIVKADKIYFIEDGKIEETGSHEMLMKKNGHYANLYNTQKELENGYKEVMPNEK from the coding sequence ATGAATGCTATTGTTGGTAAATCAGGCTGTGGAAAATCGACCATCATTAATTTACTTTTAGGACAAAATAGAATTCAAAAAGGACAAATTCTTATTGGAAATAAACCTTTGGAATCATTATCAAGAGCCTCATATTATTCTCATGTTGCAGCTTGTTCAAACAATACCTATATTTTTAATGAAACAGTTTTCGATAATTTTAAACTAGCTAAATTAAATGTCACTGAAGAAGAAATATATTCAGCATTAAAAAAAGTGAATCTCGATACTTTTATAAAAAATAATGGTGGAATCAACAAAACTATTTTCGAAGATGCTGAAAATATCTCTGGCGGGCAAAAACAACGTCTTGCTTTAGCAATCAATTTAATTGCTGATAAAGATATTTATATCTTCGATGAAGCTACTTCACATATCGATATAGAATCTGAAAAGATAATAATGCAAAACATACAAGAATTAAGTAAAACAAAAACAGTAATTGTTATTTCTCATCGCCTAGAAAATATAGTTAAAGCTGATAAAATCTACTTTATCGAAGATGGGAAAATAGAAGAAACTGGCTCTCATGAAATGCTGATGAAAAAGAATGGTCATTATGCAAATCTTTACAACACTCAAAAAGAACTCGAAAATGGTTACAAAGAGGTCATGCCAAATGAAAAATAA